One genomic region from Fictibacillus marinisediminis encodes:
- a CDS encoding DUF4023 domain-containing protein — MENTSDFVEKLHENQEKAEKNKKHQGKGNPGTKLPNKQHGTNK, encoded by the coding sequence GTGGAAAACACAAGTGATTTTGTAGAAAAATTGCACGAAAACCAGGAAAAAGCAGAAAAAAATAAAAAGCATCAAGGCAAAGGTAATCCAGGGACCAAGCTGCCAAATAAGCAACACGGCACGAACAAGTAG
- a CDS encoding alpha/beta fold hydrolase: protein MPLLDVGDVKLYYTVQGEGIPIVFIHPPVLTSLNFTYQAEGLSTKYKIITFDIRGHGRSQYSKRPLTYPLIADDIISLLDHLEIKKAFICGYSTGGSIVLEYLLTNSSRALGGIIIGGISEVKDKQLKDKISAGVKLAEIGAVPVLALSTSWTNSITKEMFIQMFQVGRRGSSHNIKEYYNSSLHYNCTKQLININLPILLVYGKKDKPFHIYAKLLHENLPFNELKFIPKVKHQIPTKAADELNRLIVQFVEKYTE from the coding sequence TTGCCATTACTGGATGTTGGAGACGTTAAACTGTACTATACTGTTCAAGGAGAAGGGATTCCCATTGTTTTTATTCATCCTCCCGTACTTACTTCCTTAAATTTTACATATCAGGCAGAGGGGTTATCCACAAAGTATAAGATTATTACTTTTGATATTAGAGGTCATGGAAGAAGCCAGTATTCAAAACGGCCGCTGACCTATCCACTCATTGCTGATGATATTATCAGCCTGTTGGATCATCTTGAAATTAAAAAAGCATTTATTTGCGGTTACTCGACGGGTGGCTCTATCGTTTTGGAGTATTTGCTAACTAATTCGAGCCGGGCGCTTGGGGGAATAATTATTGGGGGGATTTCTGAAGTAAAGGACAAACAGCTTAAGGATAAGATTTCTGCAGGAGTCAAGCTCGCGGAAATAGGTGCTGTCCCCGTTTTGGCTTTGTCCACTTCTTGGACCAATTCGATTACAAAAGAGATGTTTATACAGATGTTTCAAGTTGGCCGGAGAGGATCTTCTCACAATATCAAGGAGTATTACAATTCTAGTTTGCACTATAATTGCACCAAGCAACTGATAAACATTAATCTGCCCATTCTGTTGGTCTATGGTAAAAAAGATAAACCCTTTCACATTTATGCTAAGCTCCTTCATGAAAATTTGCCTTTTAATGAGCTAAAGTTCATTCCCAAAGTCAAACACCAGATCCCCACAAAAGCAGCGGATGAACTAAATCGGCTTATTGTACAGTTTGTTGAGAAGTATACAGAATGA
- a CDS encoding YhcN/YlaJ family sporulation lipoprotein → MNKKRNLIQFLVIVFMVAVLTACMNNRDNKQGMDNQNRNMRNISTDENIGDNNNQDNRLDVADEAADQVVQLPEVRRANVIVTGNNAYVAAVLEDGANGKLTKETEKKIADRVKSTDPDIKDVFVSTNPDFVDRVQKYVNDVQAGKPVKGFFEQFSEMVRRLFPTQR, encoded by the coding sequence ATGAATAAAAAACGAAATCTTATTCAATTTTTGGTGATCGTTTTCATGGTAGCTGTTTTAACAGCCTGTATGAATAACCGAGATAATAAGCAGGGAATGGATAATCAGAACAGAAATATGAGGAATATCAGTACTGATGAAAATATAGGTGATAATAATAACCAAGACAACCGACTGGATGTTGCAGATGAGGCAGCTGATCAAGTTGTCCAGCTTCCGGAAGTACGTAGGGCGAACGTCATCGTTACCGGTAATAATGCCTATGTGGCAGCTGTTTTGGAGGATGGAGCAAACGGCAAGCTGACAAAGGAAACCGAGAAAAAAATAGCAGACAGAGTAAAAAGCACAGATCCTGATATTAAGGACGTATTTGTGTCCACCAACCCTGACTTTGTGGACCGTGTTCAAAAGTACGTGAATGATGTTCAGGCCGGAAAACCTGTCAAAGGGTTCTTTGAACAATTCAGCGAGATGGTGCGCAGATTATTCCCAACACAAAGATAA
- the metC gene encoding cystathionine beta-lyase has protein sequence MSDYSCYNFQTKLLHHKHKTDPITGAVSVPMHLSSTFHQEDLDHFGKYDYSRSANPTREALEEQISNLEGGCRGFAFSSGMAAISTAFLLLSQGDHVVISEDVYGGTFRMVTEVLTRLGITHTFVDMTDLDAVEKAIRTNTKAFYIETPSNPLLKVTDIQAVSELAKEQGALTFVDNTFLTPALQQPLSLGADVVLHSATKFLAGHSDLVAGLAAVKDEELADRLYFLQNSFGAVLGVQDAWLLMRGLKTLYVRLRHSSEAAGKLADYLNHHPLVKKVHYPGLKEHSGYQLQRQQAEGPGAVFSFELESEQLVRPFTSHLQIPVLAVSLGAVESILSYPAKMSHAAMPEHERRKRGITNTLFRFSAGLEDPEDLIADFEFALAQSTIQALAK, from the coding sequence ATGAGTGACTATTCCTGTTATAACTTTCAAACCAAATTGCTGCATCATAAGCATAAGACGGATCCAATAACCGGTGCGGTAAGTGTACCAATGCATCTTTCATCAACGTTTCATCAGGAGGATCTCGACCATTTCGGAAAATATGACTACAGCCGGTCAGCCAATCCGACTAGAGAAGCGTTGGAGGAACAGATCTCTAACCTGGAGGGAGGCTGCCGGGGATTCGCGTTCTCTTCAGGAATGGCCGCGATCTCGACTGCTTTTCTGCTCCTTTCACAGGGGGATCATGTGGTTATTTCAGAAGATGTTTACGGCGGCACTTTCCGAATGGTTACGGAAGTGCTCACAAGGCTGGGGATTACCCATACTTTTGTAGACATGACTGATCTGGATGCAGTTGAGAAAGCCATTCGCACCAATACAAAAGCTTTTTATATCGAAACACCATCCAATCCGCTTTTGAAGGTTACGGATATTCAAGCCGTCAGCGAGCTTGCAAAAGAACAAGGCGCTCTGACGTTTGTGGATAACACGTTCTTAACGCCAGCACTTCAGCAGCCTTTATCGTTAGGAGCAGACGTTGTGCTTCACAGTGCCACGAAATTTCTTGCCGGCCACAGTGATTTGGTTGCCGGACTCGCGGCCGTAAAGGATGAAGAACTGGCGGACCGCCTCTACTTTCTCCAGAATTCCTTTGGCGCAGTGCTGGGGGTACAGGATGCCTGGCTTCTCATGCGCGGATTGAAAACCCTGTACGTCCGGCTTCGCCATTCCTCAGAGGCAGCTGGTAAACTCGCTGATTACTTAAATCATCATCCTCTTGTTAAAAAGGTACATTACCCGGGGCTGAAAGAGCATTCCGGCTATCAATTGCAGCGCCAGCAAGCAGAAGGTCCCGGAGCTGTTTTTTCATTCGAGCTGGAGAGCGAACAGCTGGTCAGGCCATTCACTTCGCACCTTCAGATTCCGGTATTGGCGGTCAGCCTTGGAGCGGTGGAGTCCATTCTCTCTTACCCGGCAAAAATGTCACATGCGGCAATGCCAGAGCATGAACGAAGGAAGAGAGGAATCACGAATACGCTTTTCCGTTTTTCAGCAGGGCTTGAAGATCCTGAAGACCTGATCGCTGATTTTGAGTTTGCATTAGCGCAAAGCACGATCCAGGCACTCGCAAAATAG
- a CDS encoding methionine biosynthesis PLP-dependent protein has translation MYKTETKLAQIGNRSEDRTGSVNPPVYFSTAYRHTGIGESSGYDYIRTGNPTRQLLEQAIADLEGADQGFACSSGMSAIATILSLFQAGDEWIVSSDLYGGTYRLLEEGYKKWGLSCKYVDTANTLEIEQAITAKTKAIFLETPTNPLMETCDIQAITAIGREHDLLVIVDNTFYTPLLQKPIELGADIVIHSATKYLGGHNDVLAGLVAAKGKKLCEELSYYHNASGAVLSPFDAWLLMRGMKTLALRMKKHEENAKAVVGFLQEHEAIADVLYPGRGGMISFRLRKEEWVPGFLKAVSLITFAESLGGVESFVTYPATQTHADIPDDIRIKRGVCNRLVRLSVGIEDEKDLIDDLSQALQIVQKEAIPHE, from the coding sequence ATGTATAAAACGGAAACAAAGCTTGCCCAGATCGGCAACCGAAGTGAAGACCGTACAGGATCAGTAAATCCGCCCGTCTATTTTTCCACGGCTTATCGCCATACCGGAATAGGAGAATCAAGCGGATATGATTATATACGCACCGGCAATCCGACACGTCAGCTGCTGGAACAGGCAATAGCGGATCTCGAAGGAGCAGACCAGGGCTTTGCGTGCAGTTCAGGAATGTCCGCGATCGCCACGATCCTTTCCCTTTTTCAAGCGGGGGATGAATGGATCGTATCGAGCGATTTATACGGCGGGACCTATCGGTTATTGGAAGAAGGCTACAAAAAATGGGGTCTGTCCTGTAAATACGTAGATACGGCCAATACACTTGAAATCGAGCAGGCGATCACAGCTAAGACAAAAGCGATATTTCTTGAAACTCCGACAAATCCCTTAATGGAAACCTGTGATATACAAGCCATTACGGCTATCGGAAGGGAACATGATCTCTTGGTCATTGTTGACAATACGTTCTATACACCTTTGCTGCAAAAGCCGATCGAGCTTGGAGCAGATATCGTCATTCACAGTGCAACCAAGTATTTGGGCGGTCACAACGATGTACTCGCAGGGCTTGTCGCTGCCAAAGGAAAAAAACTTTGTGAAGAGCTGTCCTATTATCATAATGCCTCGGGAGCTGTGCTAAGTCCGTTTGATGCCTGGCTGTTGATGAGAGGCATGAAAACCTTGGCATTAAGGATGAAAAAGCATGAAGAAAACGCAAAGGCGGTTGTTGGATTTCTCCAAGAACATGAAGCCATTGCTGATGTGCTTTATCCGGGAAGAGGAGGAATGATCTCCTTTCGCCTTCGTAAAGAAGAGTGGGTGCCTGGCTTTCTGAAGGCTGTTTCACTGATCACATTTGCGGAAAGCCTGGGAGGCGTCGAAAGCTTCGTCACCTATCCGGCTACTCAGACACATGCCGATATTCCGGATGACATTCGCATCAAGCGAGGTGTGTGCAATCGTCTCGTGAGGCTGTCTGTTGGAATTGAGGATGAAAAGGACCTGATAGATGACTTATCGCAAGCACTCCAAATCGTTCAGAAGGAGGCAATCCCCCATGAGTGA
- a CDS encoding carboxymuconolactone decarboxylase family protein, giving the protein METRFLMGKVNPGGYEAMLNLEKYVISTSLDKKLKELIKIRASQVNGCAYCIDMHTKDARKMGETEQRIYALNGWRETPFFSPEERAVLALTESITLVADSHVPDEVYREVAEHFEEKQIAEIIMQIVTINAWNRIGVSTRLMPE; this is encoded by the coding sequence ATGGAAACAAGATTTTTAATGGGAAAGGTCAATCCAGGAGGTTATGAGGCAATGTTGAACCTTGAAAAATACGTCATTTCAACGAGTTTGGATAAAAAGCTTAAAGAATTAATCAAAATACGTGCCTCCCAAGTCAACGGCTGTGCCTATTGTATTGATATGCATACGAAAGATGCACGTAAAATGGGGGAGACCGAACAGCGTATCTATGCTTTGAATGGCTGGCGGGAGACTCCGTTCTTTTCTCCTGAAGAACGAGCAGTGCTTGCGCTGACAGAATCGATCACACTCGTAGCTGACTCCCATGTTCCAGATGAAGTATATAGGGAAGTAGCGGAACATTTTGAGGAAAAACAAATAGCGGAAATCATCATGCAAATCGTAACCATCAATGCATGGAACCGCATTGGAGTTTCAACAAGGTTAATGCCGGAATAG
- a CDS encoding CsbD family protein, with the protein MNEDQTKGKMDQAKGEAKRELGKLTGDERTEAEGNKDKAKGNIREGYGDAKEKATDTVNSLFDNKRD; encoded by the coding sequence ATGAATGAAGATCAAACAAAAGGGAAAATGGATCAGGCCAAAGGTGAAGCAAAAAGAGAGCTAGGCAAGCTCACTGGAGATGAAAGAACAGAAGCAGAAGGCAACAAAGACAAAGCAAAAGGAAACATCCGTGAAGGTTATGGCGATGCCAAAGAAAAAGCAACAGATACAGTAAACAGCTTATTTGATAATAAAAGAGATTAA
- a CDS encoding LemA family protein has protein sequence MKKSWIWPVVIVGVIIIWFVASYNGFVNKEEDVDQSYSQIETQLQRRVDLVPNLVNTVKGYASHEKKVIKDISDARARLAGAQSTQEKAQANDQLTGALSRLLVIQERYPNLKADKQFTQLMDELAGTENRIAVARRDYNQEVASYNKKVKRFPGALIAGIGGFDKKEYFKANVNAKEPPKVDFGGNG, from the coding sequence ATGAAAAAAAGCTGGATATGGCCTGTAGTTATTGTAGGCGTTATCATCATTTGGTTTGTGGCAAGCTACAACGGTTTTGTCAACAAGGAAGAGGATGTTGATCAGTCCTACTCGCAGATTGAGACACAGCTGCAAAGACGTGTAGATTTGGTGCCTAACCTTGTAAATACCGTCAAAGGCTATGCTTCACATGAAAAGAAGGTCATAAAGGATATTTCCGATGCGCGTGCCCGCCTGGCCGGTGCCCAATCAACGCAGGAAAAGGCACAAGCCAATGACCAATTAACCGGCGCTTTGAGCAGGCTTCTTGTCATTCAGGAGCGGTACCCGAACCTTAAAGCTGATAAACAGTTTACTCAACTTATGGATGAACTTGCAGGCACCGAAAACCGGATCGCCGTTGCCAGAAGGGATTACAACCAGGAAGTGGCTTCCTATAATAAAAAAGTAAAACGATTTCCTGGAGCGTTAATTGCTGGGATAGGAGGATTTGATAAAAAAGAATACTTTAAGGCCAATGTCAACGCAAAAGAGCCGCCTAAAGTAGACTTTGGAGGAAACGGATAA
- a CDS encoding TPM domain-containing protein: MLSKKFSLLLMVFLFFTILTAREPGSAAKIPAPTGDIYVQDHANILNEQQEAELLSLGRQLEDQTTAQLAVLTVKSIGSEPIENYANKAYRTYGLGTKKADNGVLLVVAMSQKKIRIEVGYGLEGAIPDGKAGRILDENAIPYMKQGKPDSAVTQTYQALAKEIKQEYKGQDTPPPKEKKKDPFSWFYILIIVVVIFLDVKFFNGFLTYMILSMISRGGGGGRRGGGGGSSGGGGAGRGW, encoded by the coding sequence ATGCTTTCCAAAAAATTCTCCCTCCTTTTGATGGTGTTTCTCTTTTTCACCATACTAACAGCCAGAGAACCGGGATCAGCAGCAAAGATACCTGCTCCAACGGGAGATATTTATGTTCAGGACCACGCGAACATCTTAAATGAGCAGCAAGAAGCAGAGCTGCTGTCATTGGGAAGACAGCTGGAAGATCAAACGACAGCACAGCTTGCTGTCCTGACCGTTAAGTCTATTGGAAGTGAACCCATTGAGAACTATGCGAATAAAGCCTATAGAACGTACGGGCTTGGCACGAAAAAAGCGGACAATGGCGTACTGCTCGTCGTTGCCATGTCACAGAAGAAAATCAGGATTGAAGTCGGATATGGTCTTGAGGGTGCTATTCCAGACGGCAAAGCTGGAAGGATTCTGGACGAAAATGCGATTCCCTATATGAAACAAGGGAAGCCAGATTCGGCTGTCACACAAACGTATCAGGCTCTTGCTAAAGAGATCAAACAAGAATACAAGGGACAGGATACCCCCCCTCCTAAAGAGAAGAAAAAAGATCCTTTCTCGTGGTTTTACATTCTTATCATCGTAGTGGTTATCTTTTTGGATGTGAAATTTTTTAATGGGTTTCTGACTTACATGATCCTCTCCATGATATCCAGAGGCGGTGGAGGTGGAAGGCGCGGTGGTGGAGGTGGGTCTTCCGGCGGTGGCGGGGCAGGAAGAGGCTGGTAA
- a CDS encoding YrzI family small protein yields the protein MFTLNLFFATITISLNKNEMTYKEYVHQQYVNDLFDAAHAKAIDANYIR from the coding sequence ATGTTTACACTAAACCTTTTCTTTGCTACGATTACCATTTCATTAAACAAGAATGAAATGACGTACAAAGAATATGTGCACCAGCAATATGTCAATGACTTGTTCGATGCTGCTCATGCAAAAGCAATCGACGCGAATTACATTCGATAA
- the menA gene encoding 1,4-dihydroxy-2-naphthoate octaprenyltransferase has product MISPKTVLASTRPFSLTASIIPVLFGTILAMKWTEINWGIFLLTLAGAIFMQCGTNLVNDYFDYKKGADQPGSLSPSGVIDRKEMTPVQVHITGLIFFALGSIIGLILASLTGSFILYIGIPSLLIGYFYTATRYALAYNGFGEFASGTTLGVLAVIGSYYVQTLTVHWETVLISLPNAFLIMAILHANNLRDIDTDKLINKITIAGLIGKKGARIEYYILMLGTYIILLLLVIASLLPAWSLIAIVSLPIALKAVGIAARTWEPKELNKALGLTAMLHLGFGLLLCIGTFIGISI; this is encoded by the coding sequence ATGATAAGCCCTAAGACAGTATTGGCTTCTACCCGGCCATTTTCATTGACGGCTTCTATCATACCAGTGCTTTTCGGTACCATTCTCGCCATGAAATGGACGGAGATCAACTGGGGAATCTTTTTATTAACACTCGCAGGCGCTATATTCATGCAGTGCGGGACGAACTTGGTGAACGACTACTTTGATTATAAGAAAGGTGCTGACCAGCCTGGCTCGCTCAGCCCGTCCGGAGTGATTGACCGTAAGGAAATGACACCTGTGCAAGTCCATATTACAGGACTCATCTTCTTTGCTTTAGGAAGTATTATCGGATTAATTTTGGCCAGTCTGACTGGCAGCTTTATTTTATATATCGGAATTCCTTCTCTGCTGATCGGGTACTTTTATACGGCTACCCGCTATGCGCTAGCCTACAATGGCTTTGGGGAATTTGCTTCTGGAACGACACTTGGAGTTTTGGCTGTTATTGGCTCCTACTACGTCCAGACGCTAACGGTTCACTGGGAAACGGTGCTTATTTCACTTCCAAATGCATTCTTGATCATGGCCATATTGCACGCCAATAACCTGAGGGACATCGATACGGATAAATTGATCAATAAGATTACGATTGCAGGATTAATCGGCAAAAAAGGAGCTCGAATCGAGTATTATATATTAATGCTTGGTACGTATATTATCCTGTTGCTGCTCGTAATTGCTTCATTGCTTCCTGCATGGAGCCTGATCGCCATCGTTTCTCTGCCGATTGCATTAAAAGCAGTAGGAATAGCAGCCCGCACCTGGGAGCCTAAAGAACTGAACAAAGCACTCGGACTTACAGCAATGCTTCATTTAGGCTTTGGCCTTCTGCTATGCATCGGTACATTCATTGGTATTTCAATATAA
- a CDS encoding YrhC family protein, whose amino-acid sequence MDSKVIQDIKVKIQDYQHYGIILLSLSSFLYLGTVIPFAGKDTADAIVCGATSMAGLGFTALMYYQAKRLKKRLQEIQ is encoded by the coding sequence ATGGATTCAAAAGTTATTCAAGATATTAAAGTTAAAATTCAGGATTATCAGCACTACGGGATTATCCTTTTATCATTAAGCTCGTTTCTTTATTTAGGAACTGTGATTCCTTTTGCAGGGAAAGATACAGCAGATGCGATTGTCTGCGGAGCAACTTCCATGGCAGGGCTTGGTTTTACTGCTCTTATGTATTATCAAGCGAAGAGATTAAAGAAACGTTTACAAGAGATACAATAA
- a CDS encoding bifunctional cystathionine gamma-lyase/homocysteine desulfhydrase, whose product MKRKTKLIHGGIPGDPATGAVSFPIYQVSTYKQEEVGVHKGYEYSRTGNPTRFALEELVKDLEEGKRGFAFGSGMAAITAVMMLFSSGDHVILTDDVYGGTYRVVSKVLNRIGIEATFVDTTDLNAVKEAIKPNTKALYVETPTNPLLKVTDLKAASQVAKENNLLFIVDNTFSTPYWQTPITLGADIVLHSATKYIGGHSDVVAGIVVVNDDKLAEDLHFVQNSTGGILGPQDSWLLIRGIKTLGLRMEAHEANTKKIVEFLSNHPSVEKIYYPGLESHPQHSIAKAQAGGFGGMVSFDVGSGEKAAQVLKKVHYFTLAESLGAVESLISVPAQMTHASIPSDRRAELGITDGLIRISVGIEDADDLIEDLKQALQ is encoded by the coding sequence ATGAAACGGAAAACAAAATTGATACACGGCGGAATTCCGGGTGATCCCGCTACAGGTGCCGTATCGTTTCCGATTTACCAAGTAAGCACCTACAAACAAGAAGAAGTGGGTGTTCATAAAGGATATGAATATTCCCGAACAGGAAATCCGACCCGTTTTGCACTAGAAGAGCTTGTTAAAGACCTTGAAGAAGGAAAAAGAGGTTTCGCTTTCGGTTCTGGTATGGCAGCCATTACAGCTGTTATGATGCTGTTCAGTTCAGGTGACCATGTGATCCTGACGGATGATGTATATGGCGGGACATACCGCGTTGTATCTAAAGTCCTCAACCGAATTGGTATTGAAGCCACTTTTGTTGATACAACCGATCTAAATGCAGTAAAAGAAGCGATCAAACCGAATACAAAAGCACTATATGTCGAAACACCGACAAACCCATTGTTAAAAGTAACCGATTTAAAAGCAGCTTCCCAAGTGGCGAAAGAAAACAACCTGTTATTTATCGTAGACAATACGTTCAGCACTCCGTATTGGCAAACACCAATTACATTAGGAGCTGATATTGTTCTTCATTCGGCTACTAAATATATTGGCGGACATAGTGATGTCGTGGCAGGTATCGTCGTTGTAAACGATGATAAGCTGGCTGAGGATCTTCACTTTGTTCAGAATTCTACAGGCGGGATCTTAGGGCCGCAGGACTCTTGGCTCCTTATCAGAGGTATTAAGACGCTCGGTCTTCGTATGGAAGCCCACGAGGCCAATACGAAGAAAATTGTAGAGTTTCTGTCCAATCATCCAAGCGTTGAAAAAATTTATTACCCTGGACTTGAAAGCCATCCGCAGCATAGCATCGCAAAAGCGCAGGCAGGTGGTTTTGGCGGGATGGTATCATTCGATGTAGGTAGTGGCGAGAAAGCTGCCCAAGTCTTGAAAAAGGTACATTACTTTACCTTAGCAGAAAGCCTTGGCGCAGTAGAAAGCCTGATTTCTGTTCCTGCTCAGATGACGCATGCGTCCATTCCTTCTGACCGCAGAGCAGAACTCGGCATCACTGATGGATTAATCCGCATCTCAGTCGGAATTGAAGATGCAGATGACTTAATTGAAGATTTGAAGCAGGCGCTTCAATAA
- a CDS encoding PLP-dependent cysteine synthase family protein: MTVYKNIHELIGNTPMVQLTQFPLPKGVRLFAKLEYFNPGGSVKDRLGKELLDEAFRTGKLVEGGTIIEPTAGNTGIGLALAAINRGINVTFVIPEKFSMEKQDIMRALGATIINTPTEEGIKGAIKKTEQLLTEIPNSFTPAQFSNPANPATYYKTLGPEIWQDLNGEVDIFVAGAGTGGTFMGTAQFLKEKKPEIKTVIVEPEGSILNGGQSGPHKTEGIGMEFLPGYMDSSYFQAIHTVSDVDAFNRVKELAQKEGILAASSSGAALHAALLEAETAPAGSSIVTIFPDGSDRYLSKKIYEGGI; this comes from the coding sequence ATGACGGTTTATAAAAACATACATGAGTTAATCGGTAATACACCGATGGTCCAACTGACTCAGTTTCCGTTGCCAAAAGGGGTGCGGCTGTTTGCCAAACTTGAATATTTCAATCCTGGAGGAAGCGTGAAAGACCGGCTGGGGAAAGAATTACTGGATGAGGCGTTCCGTACAGGAAAACTGGTGGAGGGCGGTACCATCATTGAACCGACAGCCGGCAATACAGGAATTGGTCTGGCATTGGCAGCTATTAACAGAGGTATTAACGTTACGTTTGTTATCCCTGAAAAGTTCAGTATGGAAAAGCAGGACATCATGAGAGCTCTAGGCGCAACCATTATTAATACGCCAACAGAGGAAGGGATAAAGGGAGCGATAAAGAAGACTGAACAGCTTCTTACTGAGATTCCTAACTCCTTTACTCCAGCTCAGTTTTCCAATCCGGCCAATCCTGCTACGTACTATAAAACGCTTGGACCAGAAATTTGGCAGGACTTAAACGGCGAGGTTGACATCTTTGTTGCAGGAGCCGGCACAGGCGGTACATTCATGGGTACCGCACAGTTCCTAAAAGAAAAGAAACCGGAAATTAAAACGGTTATTGTAGAGCCAGAAGGGTCGATTTTGAACGGCGGCCAGTCAGGACCTCATAAAACAGAAGGAATCGGTATGGAATTCCTGCCAGGCTACATGGATTCTTCTTATTTTCAAGCGATCCATACAGTTAGCGATGTTGACGCATTTAACAGGGTGAAAGAATTGGCACAAAAAGAAGGCATTCTTGCTGCCAGTTCTTCAGGTGCTGCTCTTCATGCTGCATTGCTGGAAGCAGAAACAGCTCCTGCAGGTTCGTCAATCGTCACAATCTTCCCCGATGGAAGTGACCGATATTTAAGCAAAAAGATATACGAAGGAGGCATTTAA
- a CDS encoding S-ribosylhomocysteine lyase, whose translation MVKKMNVESFNLDHTKVAAPYVRLAGTTQGKNGDVIHKYDIRFSQPNKDHMDMAGLHSIEHLMAENIRNHHDSVVDISPMGCQTGFYLSVINHDNYDEILEVLEKTLHDVLKAEEVPACNEVQCGWAANHSLEGAKEIAEKMLAKKDEWNKVFAE comes from the coding sequence ATGGTTAAAAAAATGAATGTAGAAAGCTTCAACCTTGATCATACTAAAGTTGCAGCACCTTATGTACGTCTTGCTGGTACAACCCAAGGTAAAAATGGAGATGTTATCCATAAATATGATATTCGCTTTAGCCAGCCGAACAAAGATCATATGGATATGGCGGGGCTTCATTCAATCGAACATTTAATGGCAGAAAATATCCGTAACCATCATGATTCAGTGGTGGATATCAGCCCAATGGGCTGCCAAACCGGATTCTATCTTTCAGTCATTAACCATGACAACTATGATGAAATCCTTGAGGTCCTAGAAAAAACATTGCATGATGTGCTAAAAGCGGAGGAAGTGCCTGCCTGCAACGAAGTTCAATGCGGATGGGCGGCCAATCACAGCTTGGAAGGCGCAAAAGAGATTGCAGAAAAAATGTTAGCGAAAAAAGATGAGTGGAACAAGGTGTTTGCTGAATAA
- the mtnN gene encoding 5'-methylthioadenosine/S-adenosylhomocysteine nucleosidase, whose amino-acid sequence MKIGIIGAMEEEVIILRDKLSQRQDKILAGCEFYTGKIDGLDIILLKSGIGKVNAAIGTTLMIEMFQPDCLINTGSAGGFHKDLNVGDVVISTEVRHHDVDATIFGYEYGQVPQMPAYYVPDADLVSIALKSAEKVSGIQVAKGLIASGDSFMSDHERVEFIRTKLAGLYAAEMEAAAIAQVAYQFKVPFVIIRSLSDIAGKDARVSYDQFLDTASKHSAELILLMIEELKQNG is encoded by the coding sequence ATGAAAATTGGAATAATCGGTGCTATGGAAGAAGAGGTCATCATTCTTCGGGATAAACTATCACAAAGGCAGGACAAAATTCTCGCCGGCTGTGAATTTTATACTGGGAAGATTGATGGACTTGATATCATTCTCCTGAAATCGGGTATTGGTAAAGTAAATGCCGCTATTGGAACAACGTTGATGATTGAGATGTTTCAACCAGACTGCCTTATCAATACAGGATCAGCCGGAGGGTTTCACAAAGACCTGAATGTTGGAGATGTCGTCATCTCAACGGAAGTTCGCCATCATGATGTGGATGCAACCATCTTTGGCTATGAATATGGGCAGGTTCCACAGATGCCGGCCTACTATGTACCGGATGCCGACCTTGTTTCCATCGCTTTAAAAAGTGCGGAGAAGGTAAGCGGAATACAAGTAGCTAAAGGTCTGATCGCTTCAGGTGACTCGTTCATGAGCGATCATGAACGAGTGGAATTTATCCGGACAAAGCTTGCGGGCTTGTATGCAGCAGAAATGGAAGCCGCGGCAATTGCTCAGGTTGCCTATCAGTTCAAGGTGCCTTTTGTCATTATCCGATCTCTTTCAGATATAGCCGGTAAAGATGCCCGCGTATCTTATGACCAATTTTTAGATACTGCCTCCAAGCACTCGGCAGAATTGATTTTATTAATGATAGAGGAGTTGAAACAAAATGGTTAA